The Streptomyces sp. HSG2 genome has a segment encoding these proteins:
- the acnA gene encoding aconitate hydratase AcnA translates to MSANSFDARSTLQVGDESYEIFRLDKVEGSERLPYSLKVLLENLLRTEDGANITADHIRALGSWDSQAQPSQEIQFSPARVIMQDFTGVPCVVDLATMREAVKALGGDPAKINPLAPAELVIDHSVIADKFGTQDAFKVNVDLEYGRNKERYQFLRWGQTAFDEFKVVPPGTGIVHQVNIEHLARVVMVREGKAYPDTLVGTDSHTTMVNGLGVLGWGVGGIEAEAAMLGQPVSMLIPRVVGFKLTGELRPGTTATDLVLTITEMLRKHGVVGKFVEFYGEGVAATSLANRATIGNMSPEFGSTAAIFPIDDETIKYMRLTGRDEQQLALVEAYAKEQGLWLDPAAEPDFSEKLELDLSSVVPSIAGPKRPQDRIVLANAAEQFKLDVRNYVDAVDEAGVESFPASDAPAVAPNGTPSNRVTVTAPDGTEYELDHGAVTVAAITSCTNTSNPYVMVAAALVAKKAVEKGLTRKPWVKTTLAPGSKVVTDYFEKAGLTPYLDKVGFNLVGYGCTTCIGNSGPLPEEVSRAVNEHDLAVTSVLSGNRNFEGRINPDVKMNYLASPPLVVAYALAGSMKTDITREALGTDTEGNPVYLKDIWPTEAEVNDVVANAIGEDMFSKSYSDVFAGDAQWQALPVPTGNTFEWDTESTYVRKPPYFEGMRMDPEPVEDISGARVLAKLGDSVTTDHISPAGAIKADTPAGQYLTEHGVERRDFNSYGSRRGNHEVMIRGTFANIRLRNQIAPGTEGGYTRDFTREDGPVSFIYDASRNYQAAGVPLVVLAGKEYGSGSSRDWAAKGTALLGVRAVIAESYERIHRSNLIGMGVLPLQFPEGASAESLGLTGEETFSVTGVTELNDGTTPRTVKVATDTGVEFDAVVRIDTPGEADYYRNGGIMQYVLRQLVAS, encoded by the coding sequence GCAGGAGATCCAGTTCAGCCCCGCCCGTGTGATCATGCAGGACTTCACGGGCGTGCCCTGCGTCGTCGACCTGGCGACCATGCGCGAAGCCGTCAAGGCACTCGGCGGCGACCCGGCGAAGATCAACCCGTTGGCGCCGGCCGAGCTGGTGATCGACCACTCCGTCATCGCCGACAAGTTCGGCACCCAGGACGCCTTCAAGGTCAACGTGGACCTGGAGTACGGGCGCAACAAGGAGCGCTACCAGTTCCTGCGCTGGGGTCAGACCGCGTTCGACGAGTTCAAGGTCGTCCCGCCCGGCACCGGCATCGTGCACCAGGTGAACATCGAGCATCTGGCCCGCGTGGTCATGGTCCGCGAGGGCAAGGCCTACCCCGACACCCTGGTCGGCACCGACTCCCACACCACGATGGTCAACGGCCTCGGTGTGCTGGGCTGGGGCGTAGGCGGCATCGAGGCCGAGGCCGCCATGCTCGGACAGCCCGTCTCGATGCTCATTCCGCGCGTCGTCGGTTTCAAGCTCACCGGTGAGCTGCGGCCGGGCACGACGGCGACCGACCTGGTCCTCACGATCACGGAGATGCTGCGCAAGCACGGGGTGGTCGGCAAGTTCGTCGAGTTCTACGGCGAGGGCGTGGCCGCGACCAGCCTGGCCAACCGCGCCACCATCGGCAACATGTCCCCGGAGTTCGGGTCGACCGCCGCGATCTTCCCGATCGACGACGAGACCATCAAGTACATGCGACTCACCGGCCGCGACGAGCAGCAGCTCGCGCTTGTCGAGGCGTACGCCAAGGAGCAGGGGCTCTGGCTCGATCCGGCCGCCGAGCCGGACTTCTCCGAGAAGCTCGAACTGGACCTCTCCAGCGTCGTGCCGTCCATCGCCGGCCCCAAGCGCCCGCAGGACCGCATCGTTCTGGCCAACGCGGCCGAGCAGTTCAAGCTGGACGTCCGCAACTACGTCGACGCGGTCGACGAGGCCGGTGTGGAGTCCTTCCCCGCGTCCGACGCGCCCGCCGTCGCGCCGAACGGCACCCCCTCCAACCGGGTCACCGTGACCGCCCCCGACGGGACCGAGTACGAGCTGGACCACGGCGCGGTGACCGTCGCGGCCATCACCTCCTGCACCAACACCTCCAACCCGTACGTCATGGTCGCCGCCGCCCTGGTGGCCAAGAAGGCGGTCGAGAAGGGCCTGACCCGCAAGCCGTGGGTGAAGACCACTCTCGCCCCCGGCTCCAAGGTCGTCACCGACTACTTCGAGAAGGCGGGTCTGACGCCCTACCTCGACAAGGTCGGCTTCAACCTGGTCGGCTACGGTTGCACCACCTGCATCGGCAACTCCGGTCCGCTCCCGGAGGAGGTGTCCCGGGCCGTCAACGAGCACGACCTCGCCGTCACCTCGGTGCTGTCCGGCAACCGGAACTTCGAGGGCCGGATCAACCCCGACGTCAAGATGAACTACCTGGCGTCCCCGCCGCTCGTCGTCGCCTACGCGCTCGCGGGCTCCATGAAGACGGACATCACCCGCGAGGCTCTCGGGACCGACACCGAGGGCAACCCCGTCTACCTCAAGGACATCTGGCCCACCGAGGCCGAGGTGAACGACGTCGTCGCCAACGCCATCGGCGAGGACATGTTCTCCAAGTCCTACAGCGACGTCTTCGCGGGCGACGCGCAGTGGCAGGCGCTGCCGGTGCCGACCGGGAACACCTTCGAGTGGGACACCGAGTCGACCTACGTCCGCAAGCCCCCGTACTTCGAGGGCATGCGCATGGACCCGGAGCCGGTGGAGGACATCTCGGGCGCGCGCGTGCTCGCCAAGCTGGGCGACTCGGTCACCACCGACCACATCTCGCCGGCCGGTGCGATCAAGGCCGACACCCCGGCCGGTCAGTACCTCACCGAGCACGGGGTGGAGCGCCGCGACTTCAACAGCTACGGCTCCCGTCGCGGCAACCACGAGGTCATGATCCGCGGCACCTTCGCCAACATCCGGTTGCGCAACCAGATCGCGCCGGGCACCGAGGGCGGCTACACCCGCGACTTCACCCGTGAGGACGGTCCGGTCTCCTTCATCTACGACGCCTCCCGGAACTACCAGGCCGCCGGCGTTCCGCTGGTCGTCCTGGCCGGCAAGGAGTACGGTTCCGGTTCCTCCCGTGACTGGGCGGCCAAGGGCACCGCGCTCCTCGGCGTCCGCGCGGTGATCGCCGAGTCCTACGAGCGCATCCACCGATCCAATCTCATCGGCATGGGCGTCCTGCCGCTGCAGTTCCCGGAGGGGGCCTCGGCCGAGTCCCTGGGGCTGACCGGTGAGGAGACGTTCTCCGTCACCGGCGTCACCGAGCTGAACGACGGCACCACGCCGCGCACGGTGAAGGTGGCCACCGACACCGGGGTGGAGTTCGACGCGGTGGTCCGCATTGACACCCCCGGTGAGGCGGACTACTACCGCAACGGCGGCATCATGCAGTACGTGCTGCGCCAGCTTGTCGCTTCCTGA